The Leucobacter viscericola genome includes a window with the following:
- a CDS encoding arylsulfatase, with amino-acid sequence MEARRGYESFGGRAAEFVSESTPWWPARAQAAPGAPNVIVMLVDDLGFSDLGPFGSEIPTPNVDRIADDGWVFTNYRTAPMCSPARAALLTGLNPHRAGFGYVAHTDPGYPGFTCELPADAPTLAESLRAGGYATFMVGKWHLTLESRLHDAADRSSWPLQRGFDRYFGSMDGFTSLHHPHRLVRDNSVVDVQEFAEDYFLTDQLVEESLGMIDELRVNDTRKPFFLYFAHTSVHGPIQAKRVDIDRHRGRYEAGWNALREARFARQRELGIVPQHASLPSEALSDCDRIPEWDSLEAAERELFARHMEVYAAAVDEVDQSLGRLMAQLEQLGELDNTIIVLTSDNGGTAEGGSSGTRSYFAQFGVSTHLPNDWVRDVPRDPELIGGPQLFSQYPVGWARVSNTPFRSFKSSTYEGGVHAPLIVSWPSAPARARGLRDQFVFVSDLAPTILELAGVAPLTRRDGVPAQDPDGRSVVDVLENPSAEGRETQYFECVGRRALVDGDWKAVSPVPPTRAEGGAGGSWELYNLATDPTETQDLAETYPVRTLELAERWREEAWHNAVFPLDDDGSLHTTRPASEAAFAEPVTLVPFRPPLERFRSAQLTVLRSFRVEIDLTVRDGGAGVLLAHGDQGGGYLLALDGGSLLLSYNAYGDMHRARGAALGSGAHEITLRVDELPELRWRLSLEVDGVPDAVIERVPMLLGMAPFTGISVGYDYGGPVDWELHQRHRSYRLTGAEIERICVVPGARSRHDTTVLRSIGEAVAEIAD; translated from the coding sequence GTGGAAGCGCGGCGCGGCTACGAGTCGTTTGGGGGGCGCGCGGCCGAGTTTGTGTCGGAGTCGACACCCTGGTGGCCAGCTCGCGCGCAGGCCGCCCCGGGGGCTCCCAACGTCATCGTGATGCTGGTTGACGATCTCGGCTTCAGCGACCTGGGGCCGTTTGGCAGCGAGATTCCCACCCCAAACGTCGACCGTATTGCCGACGACGGCTGGGTGTTCACCAACTACCGAACGGCGCCCATGTGCTCGCCCGCGCGAGCGGCTCTGCTCACCGGGCTGAATCCGCACCGCGCGGGCTTCGGATACGTCGCCCACACGGATCCGGGTTACCCGGGATTCACGTGCGAGCTGCCCGCCGACGCCCCGACCCTCGCGGAGTCGCTGCGAGCGGGCGGCTACGCCACGTTTATGGTTGGCAAGTGGCACCTGACGCTTGAATCGCGACTGCACGACGCCGCGGATCGCTCGTCGTGGCCGCTGCAACGTGGCTTCGACCGCTACTTCGGCAGCATGGACGGCTTCACCTCGCTGCACCACCCGCACCGCCTCGTGCGAGACAACTCGGTGGTCGACGTGCAGGAGTTTGCCGAGGACTACTTTCTTACCGACCAGCTGGTCGAGGAGTCGCTCGGCATGATTGACGAGCTGCGGGTGAACGATACTCGCAAGCCGTTCTTTCTCTACTTCGCGCACACCTCGGTACACGGGCCGATTCAGGCGAAGCGTGTTGATATTGACAGGCACCGCGGACGCTACGAGGCCGGGTGGAATGCTCTGCGTGAGGCCCGCTTCGCACGGCAGCGCGAGCTTGGTATCGTGCCGCAGCATGCCTCCCTGCCGAGTGAGGCACTTTCAGACTGCGATCGGATCCCGGAGTGGGACAGCCTCGAGGCCGCAGAGCGGGAACTCTTCGCTCGGCACATGGAGGTCTACGCGGCCGCCGTCGATGAGGTCGATCAGAGCCTCGGTCGGCTCATGGCCCAGCTGGAGCAACTCGGTGAACTCGACAACACCATCATCGTGCTGACAAGCGACAACGGTGGTACCGCCGAGGGCGGGTCGAGCGGCACCCGCAGTTACTTTGCGCAGTTTGGTGTGAGCACCCACCTACCAAATGATTGGGTGCGAGACGTGCCGCGCGATCCCGAGCTCATTGGCGGTCCGCAGCTCTTCAGCCAGTACCCCGTTGGTTGGGCGCGCGTTTCGAACACACCCTTCCGCTCCTTCAAATCCTCGACCTACGAGGGCGGGGTCCACGCTCCGCTCATTGTGTCGTGGCCGTCTGCCCCGGCACGGGCGCGCGGGCTGCGCGATCAGTTTGTGTTTGTCTCAGACCTCGCACCGACCATTCTTGAGCTCGCCGGTGTTGCTCCGCTGACGCGGCGCGATGGAGTGCCCGCGCAGGATCCTGACGGACGCAGCGTGGTGGATGTCCTGGAGAACCCCTCGGCCGAGGGGCGCGAGACCCAGTACTTCGAGTGTGTGGGTCGCCGTGCGCTGGTCGACGGGGACTGGAAGGCTGTGTCTCCGGTGCCGCCAACCCGTGCCGAGGGCGGTGCTGGTGGCAGCTGGGAGCTCTACAACCTTGCGACCGACCCGACCGAGACGCAGGATCTCGCGGAGACCTACCCCGTGCGCACACTCGAGCTTGCCGAGAGATGGCGCGAGGAGGCCTGGCACAACGCGGTCTTTCCGCTGGATGATGACGGCTCGCTGCACACCACCCGCCCTGCGAGCGAGGCGGCGTTTGCGGAACCGGTGACGCTCGTGCCATTCCGACCGCCGCTTGAGCGCTTCCGTTCGGCGCAGCTGACCGTGCTGCGGTCGTTTCGGGTGGAGATTGATCTAACTGTGCGTGACGGCGGGGCGGGGGTGCTGCTTGCCCACGGCGATCAGGGCGGTGGGTATCTGCTCGCACTCGACGGCGGCAGCCTGCTGCTGAGCTACAACGCCTACGGTGACATGCACCGCGCTCGCGGTGCCGCGCTCGGATCAGGAGCGCACGAGATTACGCTGCGGGTCGACGAGCTCCCCGAGCTGCGATGGCGGCTCAGTCTTGAGGTCGATGGTGTGCCCGACGCGGTCATTGAGCGTGTGCCCATGCTGCTCGGCATGGCACCGTTTACCGGCATCAGCGTCGGCTACGACTACGGTGGTCCCGTCGACTGGGAGCTGCACCAGCGGCACCGCTCGTACCGGCTGACGGGTGCCGAGATCGAGCGGATCTGCGTGGTGCCGGGTGCGCGGTCGCGGCACGATACAACCGTGCTGCGCAGCATTGGCGAGGCTGTTGCGGAGATTGCGGACTAA
- a CDS encoding ABC transporter ATP-binding protein — MSGLQLSGVSVSRGAGPVISDVSLSLEEGKILALVGPNGAGKTSLLESVSRVIPNSAGDILLDGESISKWSRVQRSRAGIAHIEQGRAIFPSLTVRENIMLTARTDAVLQEVLASFPELEKRIDAQAVLLSGGEQQMVVLARAFASKPRFLLIDEMSLGLAPVVFMRILPVIQSIASSGVGVLLVEQFTHLALGIADEAMVVSSGHVSHPQGPAKALEDDAELLRQAYLGG; from the coding sequence ATGAGTGGACTGCAGCTTTCAGGTGTGAGTGTGAGCCGCGGGGCAGGACCCGTCATTTCAGACGTGAGCCTGTCGCTCGAGGAGGGCAAGATTCTCGCACTCGTCGGGCCAAACGGCGCCGGCAAAACGAGCTTGCTGGAGTCGGTGTCGCGTGTGATCCCGAACTCTGCCGGCGACATTCTGCTCGACGGTGAGTCGATCTCGAAGTGGAGTCGCGTGCAGCGATCCCGCGCGGGCATTGCCCACATTGAGCAGGGCCGCGCCATCTTCCCGTCGCTCACCGTGCGCGAGAACATCATGCTGACCGCACGCACGGATGCGGTTTTGCAGGAGGTGCTCGCGTCGTTCCCCGAGTTAGAGAAGCGGATCGACGCGCAGGCGGTCCTGCTCTCGGGTGGTGAACAGCAGATGGTGGTGCTCGCGCGAGCGTTCGCGTCAAAGCCGCGCTTTCTGTTGATCGACGAGATGTCACTGGGGCTCGCTCCTGTGGTGTTTATGCGTATCTTGCCCGTGATTCAGAGCATCGCTTCGTCTGGCGTGGGCGTTCTGTTGGTCGAGCAGTTCACGCACCTCGCACTCGGCATCGCCGACGAGGCGATGGTCGTGTCGAGCGGTCACGTGAGTCACCCGCAGGGTCCGGCCAAGGCACTCGAGGACGACGCTGAGCTGCTTCGGCAGGCATATCTGGGAGGGTAG
- a CDS encoding DUF222 domain-containing protein has translation MSSKTSQAMGSARSARRVFDAQSPYVLALGVLMSRLETTEQKLRVLEAERAVILSEAYQLAVAEGDGLGTDTPSGKNGELAYRAVRAEVATVLGVGERAVDRQLSQAELLHRAYPMVSQTLADAHISYRHAEVILDAGNVIGSGDDASTVARRIGYEQAVLLSP, from the coding sequence ATGTCCAGCAAAACGAGTCAGGCTATGGGATCGGCGAGGTCTGCGCGACGTGTATTCGACGCGCAGAGTCCCTACGTTCTTGCGCTTGGTGTGCTGATGAGCCGTCTCGAAACGACCGAACAAAAGTTGCGTGTGCTCGAGGCGGAGCGGGCCGTGATCCTCTCCGAGGCGTATCAACTTGCCGTTGCCGAGGGGGACGGCTTGGGAACGGATACGCCCTCCGGCAAGAACGGCGAACTCGCCTACCGCGCGGTGCGGGCGGAGGTCGCCACGGTGCTTGGTGTTGGAGAGCGAGCGGTGGACCGGCAGCTGAGCCAGGCCGAACTTTTGCACCGTGCGTACCCGATGGTGAGTCAGACGCTAGCGGACGCTCACATTTCTTACCGTCACGCCGAGGTGATTCTCGACGCCGGAAACGTGATCGGGTCGGGCGACGATGCCAGCACTGTTGCTCGGCGCATCGGCTACGAACAAGCGGTTCTTCTTTCGCCGTAG
- a CDS encoding amidohydrolase, with protein sequence MTQTPADLIFTNARVYTADATQPWAEAIALKDGRLTAVGSATEVAGLAGANTEIRDLNGAFLMPGLIDVHNHHFLAGKEELYELHVPAGAYLDGILSAVQDHAASLPADAWVVGGPWASDRIGEINSVEALKQLDEAAGGRPVMLSDDSHHNRWVNSRAMEIAGVEAGQHGVVLDENGHATGVLLEAAGLPVAKAQQAAGALTPEQERRSAQRGIEILNSFGVTAFQDAGVSTHILEALRSLDAAGEMNSWVVSSLLINDEIFGFEAIGDDLVFDGERFRTEHHRPDFVKIFLDGVPPTRTGAFIEPYLSDDVHGAHFHGDTLLDPAELTDWLRRVADAGLSAKVHCTGDASVHTVLNAVETLRNEGYTEPRYQVAHGQFVHPDDIARFGPLGVSADISPFIWVPGPIVEAIRQVLPRERADQMQPNRALIEAGAVVAGGSDWPVSPSPNAWEGIHGLVTREDPSGAYPGTLWPEQAITLDEAIAAFTINGAEAMGLADETGSLEVGKSADFVLLDRDPFEHPETELVQTTVTETWFAGRRVFSRD encoded by the coding sequence ATGACCCAGACCCCAGCAGACCTCATCTTTACCAACGCCCGCGTCTACACCGCCGACGCGACGCAGCCCTGGGCGGAGGCAATCGCGCTCAAAGATGGTCGCCTAACCGCCGTCGGCAGTGCCACCGAGGTCGCCGGGCTCGCTGGCGCCAACACCGAGATCCGCGATCTCAACGGCGCCTTCCTCATGCCCGGCCTCATCGACGTGCACAACCACCACTTTCTCGCGGGCAAGGAGGAGCTGTACGAACTGCATGTGCCAGCTGGTGCGTACCTCGACGGCATTCTCAGTGCGGTTCAGGATCACGCGGCGTCTCTGCCAGCAGACGCCTGGGTTGTGGGAGGTCCGTGGGCGAGCGATCGCATCGGCGAGATCAACTCAGTTGAAGCGCTCAAGCAACTCGATGAAGCAGCTGGCGGCCGCCCGGTCATGCTCTCCGACGATTCGCACCACAACCGCTGGGTCAACTCGCGCGCCATGGAAATCGCGGGTGTCGAGGCCGGGCAACACGGGGTTGTACTTGACGAAAACGGCCACGCGACGGGTGTGCTGCTCGAAGCAGCGGGACTGCCGGTGGCGAAAGCGCAACAGGCCGCCGGAGCGCTCACCCCCGAGCAGGAGCGGCGATCCGCCCAGCGCGGCATCGAGATCCTCAATTCGTTTGGGGTCACGGCGTTTCAAGATGCCGGAGTCTCCACCCATATTCTTGAGGCGCTGCGCTCGCTCGACGCGGCGGGCGAGATGAACTCCTGGGTGGTCAGTTCGCTGCTGATTAACGACGAGATCTTTGGGTTTGAGGCCATCGGCGACGACCTCGTCTTCGACGGCGAGCGCTTTCGCACCGAGCACCACCGCCCCGACTTTGTGAAGATCTTTCTCGACGGGGTGCCCCCAACCCGCACGGGTGCGTTCATCGAGCCGTATCTGTCCGACGACGTGCACGGCGCCCACTTTCACGGTGACACGCTGCTCGACCCGGCCGAACTCACCGACTGGCTGCGCCGCGTCGCGGACGCCGGGCTATCCGCGAAGGTGCACTGCACCGGTGATGCCTCGGTGCACACCGTGCTCAACGCCGTCGAGACGCTGCGAAACGAGGGCTACACCGAACCGCGCTACCAGGTGGCCCACGGCCAGTTTGTGCACCCCGACGACATCGCGCGCTTCGGTCCGCTCGGGGTCTCCGCCGACATCTCGCCATTCATCTGGGTGCCGGGCCCAATCGTTGAGGCGATTCGCCAGGTACTGCCGCGCGAGCGCGCCGACCAGATGCAGCCGAACCGCGCGCTGATCGAAGCGGGAGCGGTCGTGGCCGGCGGTTCCGACTGGCCGGTGTCGCCTTCCCCTAACGCGTGGGAGGGCATCCACGGCCTCGTGACCCGCGAGGATCCCAGCGGCGCCTACCCCGGCACCCTGTGGCCTGAGCAGGCGATCACACTCGACGAGGCCATCGCGGCCTTCACCATCAACGGCGCCGAGGCGATGGGGCTTGCCGACGAGACCGGCTCTCTTGAAGTCGGCAAATCCGCTGACTTCGTGCTGCTGGATCGCGATCCTTTCGAGCACCCCGAAACTGAACTCGTGCAGACGACGGTCACCGAGACCTGGTTCGCGGGCCGCCGAGTGTTCTCGCGCGACTAG
- a CDS encoding HNH endonuclease signature motif containing protein gives MADLIAHLPASEAYAIYDRLTRMSRTLEGPGASPETQVEAKFEAKPAQRSRDEVRADILTDLILRGIPSEEFAAAADVRAQVQLVVHESVLRDELSPSHGGFPPALDGYGPIDTDSARWLLGAADFWDVVTVRQGTAQQETAQQGTARQDATEILSVDRYRPSGQMRRLLRVRDQRCRFPGCQVPASRCDIDHTIDAALGGPTATDNLAHLCRGHHILKHNSGWQVTQRKEGELTWISPTGRVRMSSPPSRVMFAAAVPAIDEPF, from the coding sequence ATGGCTGACCTCATCGCGCACCTTCCGGCGTCCGAGGCGTATGCGATTTACGATCGGCTCACGCGCATGAGTCGCACGCTTGAAGGCCCGGGCGCATCGCCAGAAACGCAGGTTGAGGCAAAGTTTGAGGCGAAGCCGGCCCAGCGGTCGCGGGATGAAGTTCGGGCTGACATTCTGACAGACCTTATTCTTAGGGGGATTCCGAGCGAGGAGTTCGCGGCAGCCGCGGACGTGCGGGCTCAGGTGCAACTTGTGGTGCATGAGTCCGTGCTCAGAGACGAGCTGTCGCCGAGTCACGGAGGCTTTCCACCGGCGCTTGACGGTTATGGTCCCATCGACACCGATTCGGCACGGTGGCTGCTTGGCGCGGCGGATTTCTGGGATGTTGTGACTGTGCGGCAGGGAACTGCGCAACAGGAAACTGCCCAGCAGGGCACCGCGCGGCAAGACGCCACCGAGATCTTGTCCGTGGACCGCTACCGCCCTTCCGGGCAGATGCGAAGGCTCCTTCGGGTTCGGGATCAGCGCTGCCGATTCCCTGGTTGCCAGGTGCCAGCATCCCGGTGCGACATCGATCACACCATTGACGCCGCGCTCGGTGGCCCAACCGCAACCGATAATCTCGCACACCTGTGCCGCGGTCATCACATTCTCAAACACAACTCGGGGTGGCAGGTCACCCAGCGAAAAGAGGGGGAGCTGACCTGGATATCACCGACGGGGCGAGTGCGAATGAGTTCGCCTCCGAGCCGCGTCATGTTTGCAGCAGCCGTTCCGGCTATTGACGAACCCTTCTGA
- a CDS encoding ABC transporter ATP-binding protein, with product MNASSFADAPVRLSVAGLAKTYDTKKGPVEVIADLTFDVRTAEIACIVGPSGIGKTTLLKCLTGLQSITSGSARIDGKQIDGPPEEMALVFQEYTRSLMPWLTVEKNVRLPLKHLRLPAAEREARITAALEAVGLAGAEAKYPWQLSGGMQQRVAIARAIAYRPEVLIMDEPFASVDAQTRFELEDLCLKIREEFGMTIVIVTHDIDEAVYLSDRVVVLGERPARVTEIIDIDFGEPRDQIVTRSRPEFAELRTAVFELIRKAG from the coding sequence ATGAACGCATCCTCGTTCGCAGACGCCCCCGTGAGGTTGAGCGTCGCGGGGCTCGCAAAGACCTACGACACCAAAAAGGGGCCGGTTGAGGTCATCGCCGATCTCACCTTTGACGTGCGCACGGCGGAGATCGCCTGCATTGTGGGCCCCTCCGGCATCGGCAAAACGACGCTGCTGAAGTGTCTGACCGGACTGCAATCGATCACTTCAGGATCGGCCCGCATCGACGGCAAGCAGATCGACGGCCCGCCCGAAGAAATGGCGCTGGTGTTCCAGGAGTACACCCGCTCACTGATGCCCTGGCTGACCGTGGAGAAAAACGTGCGGCTGCCGCTGAAGCACCTGCGGCTGCCCGCGGCGGAACGCGAGGCGAGGATCACCGCGGCCCTCGAAGCGGTCGGACTCGCTGGGGCTGAAGCGAAGTACCCGTGGCAACTCTCCGGCGGCATGCAACAGCGTGTGGCGATCGCCCGCGCCATCGCGTATCGGCCGGAGGTGCTGATTATGGACGAGCCCTTCGCTTCGGTCGACGCGCAGACAAGGTTCGAGCTTGAGGATCTGTGCCTCAAAATTCGCGAAGAGTTCGGCATGACGATTGTCATCGTGACCCACGATATCGATGAGGCCGTCTACCTCTCGGATCGTGTTGTGGTGCTGGGGGAGCGGCCGGCTCGTGTCACCGAGATTATCGACATCGATTTTGGTGAACCGCGGGATCAGATTGTGACCCGCTCGCGGCCCGAGTTTGCCGAGCTACGCACCGCCGTGTTCGAGCTCATTCGGAAGGCGGGCTAG
- a CDS encoding DJ-1/PfpI family protein: MQPRTIALYVTETMADWEYAYLTTQIAQAEAAKPGRFNLMLVGDGLDEVRSLGGLPVRPTADLAELLKLVAHTDGDDGVDNTADHPLAALVIPGGNHYDASHDRLLETVSQLVDRSVPVAAICGATFLMARGGFLDDRKHTSNASVYLDMSDYAGGDNYVAAPVVTDRGITTASGIHPVAFTAEVMRLVELYPDNIINAWEQLNLTGEEPYFYELMEATGAWQNA; encoded by the coding sequence ATGCAACCCCGCACCATCGCCCTGTACGTAACCGAGACCATGGCGGACTGGGAGTACGCCTACCTCACCACACAAATCGCGCAGGCTGAGGCAGCCAAACCCGGGCGCTTCAACCTCATGCTTGTCGGTGACGGACTCGACGAGGTGAGGTCGCTCGGCGGGCTGCCCGTGCGACCAACGGCGGACCTCGCCGAGCTCCTGAAGCTTGTTGCACACACCGATGGCGACGATGGTGTGGACAACACCGCAGACCACCCCCTCGCCGCCCTGGTCATTCCCGGAGGCAACCACTACGACGCAAGCCACGACCGCCTACTCGAAACGGTGTCGCAGCTCGTGGACCGTTCGGTTCCTGTAGCCGCAATCTGCGGGGCAACGTTCCTGATGGCGCGGGGAGGATTCCTTGACGACCGAAAGCACACCTCGAACGCATCGGTCTACCTCGACATGTCGGATTATGCGGGCGGCGACAACTACGTCGCGGCCCCCGTGGTCACCGATCGGGGCATCACAACCGCAAGTGGCATCCATCCGGTTGCGTTCACCGCCGAGGTGATGCGCCTCGTAGAGCTCTACCCCGATAACATCATCAACGCGTGGGAGCAACTCAATCTCACGGGAGAAGAACCCTACTTCTACGAGCTGATGGAGGCCACCGGCGCCTGGCAGAACGCCTAA
- a CDS encoding EthD family reductase, protein MHKLIVLYPEPTDRAAFEAYYREVHLPLCAKLPGVQSISYSLGITPPGKGPYFGVFEASFADGAALGAAMSSPEGRAVEADVANYATGGATVITYPATAFPVG, encoded by the coding sequence ATGCACAAACTCATCGTGCTCTACCCCGAGCCCACCGACCGCGCCGCCTTCGAGGCCTACTACCGTGAGGTACACCTACCGCTGTGCGCCAAACTGCCGGGTGTGCAGAGCATCAGCTATTCGCTCGGGATCACCCCGCCCGGCAAGGGCCCCTACTTCGGAGTGTTCGAGGCCAGCTTTGCCGACGGGGCCGCTCTGGGCGCGGCCATGTCATCGCCCGAGGGCCGGGCCGTCGAGGCCGACGTGGCGAACTACGCGACCGGTGGGGCGACGGTGATCACCTACCCCGCGACGGCGTTTCCTGTCGGGTAG
- a CDS encoding SDR family NAD(P)-dependent oxidoreductase, which yields MGTQNSDVQGRVVVITGGGTGIGAAVAERYASEGATVVVVGRRREPLEEVASRIGATAVVADASNGESARAAVAEIVERFGTIDVLVANAGGHGFAAVGDTSDDDWDAAIKVNLSTAFVMARESLPALLSDADGGVGGGEIVIVSSLAGLFAGPSVAGYTVGKHALIGLTRSLARDYGRHGVRVNAVCPGWVRTPMADAEMDEFASHAPEIADRAAGYAAVTRDVPLGRPGEPAEIASIVRFLGSPQSSYMNGSVLVADGGAHIVDLPTVAFEHAGM from the coding sequence ATGGGTACTCAGAACAGCGACGTTCAGGGGCGAGTCGTGGTGATTACCGGTGGGGGAACCGGTATTGGAGCCGCAGTAGCAGAGCGCTACGCGAGCGAAGGGGCAACGGTTGTGGTGGTGGGCCGCAGACGTGAGCCGCTGGAAGAAGTCGCATCGCGGATCGGGGCAACCGCTGTTGTTGCGGACGCCTCGAACGGCGAGTCCGCGCGTGCCGCGGTGGCCGAAATCGTTGAGCGCTTCGGCACGATTGACGTGCTGGTCGCGAACGCGGGTGGCCACGGGTTTGCGGCCGTCGGCGACACGAGCGACGACGACTGGGATGCCGCTATCAAGGTGAACCTGTCGACGGCGTTTGTGATGGCGCGCGAGTCGTTACCTGCTCTGTTGAGCGACGCCGACGGGGGAGTCGGCGGGGGCGAGATCGTGATCGTGTCATCGCTCGCTGGTCTCTTTGCTGGGCCATCCGTGGCCGGGTACACCGTCGGCAAACACGCGCTGATCGGTCTGACCCGCTCGCTGGCGCGCGACTACGGTCGGCACGGAGTGCGGGTGAACGCCGTCTGCCCCGGCTGGGTGCGCACACCGATGGCCGATGCCGAGATGGACGAGTTTGCGAGCCACGCACCCGAGATTGCGGATCGGGCAGCCGGGTACGCCGCCGTGACCCGTGACGTGCCGCTGGGGCGTCCAGGTGAGCCAGCCGAGATCGCCTCGATCGTGCGGTTTCTTGGATCTCCGCAGTCGTCCTACATGAACGGCTCCGTGCTTGTCGCCGACGGCGGAGCGCACATCGTTGACCTGCCGACCGTGGCGTTTGAACACGCGGGCATGTAG
- a CDS encoding ABC transporter permease subunit produces MLLANRRLRATLPIIIAVVGLGIGWALSVGLSGYYVFLGISAITAIIAVLGLGVVTGSAGIIALSQLTFAAIGAWVVSWMSYNEVPGGFAVWLLAGGIAGGLAGILIGLPALRLRGVNLAVVTLGFAAAFDVMLVQVQFPGSVDGVAVERPALFSSDREYFFFAIIVLVICALVVSWLQRSRIGSSWKAVAFSERGTAAVGQSVSMAKLSAFAVSAALGGVSGGLLAGQVQLPFASSFSPIQSLALYILAVMSGAYLIDMAIFGGILWVLVPELLKKWGVPQDWGFVVFGLLGIQALTSGSNLGEGIRGIFRARTKKRKEAESALIAGDVGTSVLDVFAVPEAAEPVPADAPPVLEVASLGVQFGALKALDDVSLRVRPRSIMGLIGPNGAGKSTFVDAVSGFLPQHTGKVLLEGEDITHMNPAARARHGLRRTFQQDRVPPQLTVESYVHFVTRTRIDYDELSDALTFLGCPSPEERLSNVDVGTRRLIEVAAAVLAGPKVLILDEPAAGLSHEEHLLFGQRLSRIPSRFDTAIVIIEHDLDLVRTVCTEITVLDFGRVLAQGPQQEVLENPAVIAAYMGDAEMSS; encoded by the coding sequence ATGCTGCTCGCTAATCGTCGTCTTCGCGCGACGCTCCCCATCATCATCGCGGTTGTTGGGCTCGGCATCGGTTGGGCGCTCAGCGTCGGGCTCTCCGGCTACTACGTCTTCCTCGGCATCAGCGCGATCACCGCGATCATCGCGGTTCTCGGTCTCGGAGTTGTGACGGGATCCGCCGGGATCATCGCGCTCTCGCAGTTGACCTTCGCAGCCATTGGCGCGTGGGTCGTCTCGTGGATGAGCTACAACGAAGTGCCCGGTGGCTTCGCCGTCTGGCTACTCGCGGGCGGGATCGCAGGAGGGCTCGCTGGGATCCTGATCGGACTGCCAGCCCTGCGCCTACGAGGAGTGAACCTCGCCGTTGTGACGCTCGGCTTCGCGGCCGCGTTTGATGTGATGCTTGTGCAGGTCCAGTTCCCGGGGTCGGTCGACGGTGTGGCCGTCGAACGCCCCGCACTTTTCTCGAGCGACCGCGAGTACTTCTTCTTTGCCATCATCGTGTTGGTGATCTGCGCCCTCGTGGTGTCGTGGCTGCAGCGCAGCCGTATTGGCAGCAGCTGGAAGGCCGTGGCGTTCTCCGAGCGCGGCACCGCAGCGGTCGGGCAGAGCGTCAGCATGGCGAAGCTCTCGGCGTTTGCCGTCAGCGCAGCGCTGGGCGGTGTTTCGGGCGGCCTGCTCGCGGGTCAGGTGCAGCTACCCTTTGCCTCGAGCTTCTCCCCTATTCAGTCACTTGCGCTCTACATCCTCGCGGTGATGAGCGGGGCCTACCTGATCGACATGGCCATCTTTGGTGGCATCCTCTGGGTACTCGTTCCCGAGCTTCTCAAGAAGTGGGGTGTGCCGCAGGACTGGGGTTTTGTGGTGTTCGGGTTGCTCGGGATCCAGGCACTCACCAGTGGCTCAAACCTCGGCGAGGGCATTCGCGGTATCTTCCGTGCGCGCACCAAGAAGCGCAAGGAAGCCGAGTCGGCGCTCATCGCCGGTGACGTTGGCACGAGTGTGCTCGATGTGTTTGCCGTGCCAGAGGCAGCCGAGCCGGTTCCCGCCGATGCACCGCCGGTGCTTGAGGTGGCCAGTCTTGGCGTACAGTTTGGCGCTCTCAAGGCCCTCGATGACGTTTCGCTGCGGGTGCGCCCACGATCCATCATGGGCCTGATCGGACCAAACGGTGCGGGCAAGTCCACCTTCGTCGACGCGGTCAGCGGTTTTCTACCGCAGCACACCGGCAAGGTACTACTTGAGGGTGAGGACATCACCCATATGAACCCCGCCGCGCGGGCTCGCCACGGGCTGCGCCGCACGTTCCAGCAGGATCGTGTGCCGCCGCAGCTCACCGTCGAGTCGTACGTGCACTTCGTAACGCGCACCCGCATTGACTACGACGAACTGAGCGATGCGCTCACGTTTTTGGGTTGCCCCTCTCCTGAAGAGCGACTCAGCAACGTTGATGTCGGCACCCGCCGGCTCATTGAAGTCGCGGCCGCCGTCTTGGCCGGACCCAAGGTGCTGATCCTCGACGAGCCCGCCGCCGGACTGTCGCACGAGGAGCACCTGCTGTTCGGGCAGCGGCTCTCGCGGATCCCGTCGCGCTTTGACACCGCGATCGTCATCATCGAGCACGACCTCGATCTCGTGCGCACGGTGTGCACCGAGATCACCGTGCTCGACTTTGGCAGGGTGCTCGCGCAGGGGCCGCAGCAGGAAGTACTCGAAAACCCGGCCGTGATCGCGGCCTACATGGGAGACGCGGAGATGAGCTCATGA